A DNA window from Bdellovibrio sp. BCCA contains the following coding sequences:
- the cmk gene encoding (d)CMP kinase has product MGMVITIDGPAASGKSSVSRELARRLGWNWVSTGAFYRGLAFAAIQLGIDLDDVKALSELTHNPVWKVSMQDARTTVYFQNQDVTDLIAHEDVGNFASKVSHYPEVRKALLDAQRNCSNGPQGLVAEGRDCGTVVFPKAEAKVYLTANSEHRAARRAAELGLDQGDMVKAQQQRDLQDSTRKVAPMAVPDDALIVDTTELNLDQVVDKVVDYVKGKI; this is encoded by the coding sequence ATGGGAATGGTTATTACGATTGATGGCCCTGCGGCCTCTGGGAAATCTTCTGTGAGTAGAGAGCTAGCTCGTCGTTTGGGCTGGAACTGGGTTTCTACAGGTGCCTTCTATCGTGGTTTGGCATTCGCTGCTATTCAATTGGGTATTGACCTTGATGACGTGAAAGCATTGTCTGAATTGACTCACAATCCAGTTTGGAAGGTGAGCATGCAAGATGCTCGCACAACGGTTTATTTTCAAAACCAAGATGTCACAGATTTGATCGCTCACGAAGACGTGGGAAATTTCGCCAGCAAAGTGAGCCATTATCCTGAAGTTCGTAAAGCTCTTTTGGATGCGCAAAGAAACTGCAGCAACGGTCCGCAAGGCTTGGTTGCTGAAGGCCGCGACTGCGGAACTGTTGTTTTTCCGAAAGCGGAAGCGAAAGTTTATCTCACGGCAAACTCTGAACACCGCGCCGCTCGTCGTGCTGCGGAGTTGGGCCTTGATCAAGGTGATATGGTGAAAGCGCAACAACAGCGCGATTTGCAAGATTCTACTCGCAAAGTGGCTCCGATGGCAGTGCCTGACGACGCTTTGATCGTCGATACAACGGAGCTGAATTTAGACCAAGTGGTTGATAAAGTTGTCGACTACGTTAAAGGCAAAATTTAG
- a CDS encoding OsmC family protein, with translation MELEKLRELQRPLKTRYQADKEASLVSFHTSGTLGEDISCRIDTGIAQVTAGLHPAAGGDGTLACSGDMLMEALVACAGVTLNAVATNMGIQLQYTKIFAEGDMDFRGTLGVDKNVPVGITKIRLRFDIQDDIPEEKKLRLIELTERYCVIYQTLVHPPQIETSGIS, from the coding sequence ATGGAACTCGAAAAACTACGTGAACTGCAACGCCCTCTGAAAACTCGCTATCAAGCCGACAAGGAGGCAAGCCTCGTGAGTTTTCATACGTCAGGAACCCTGGGCGAAGATATCTCTTGTCGCATCGACACCGGCATTGCGCAGGTCACTGCAGGTTTACATCCTGCTGCGGGAGGAGACGGGACTCTGGCCTGTTCTGGAGACATGCTGATGGAAGCCTTAGTCGCTTGCGCAGGAGTGACACTAAATGCGGTGGCTACGAATATGGGAATTCAGCTTCAATACACGAAAATTTTTGCAGAAGGTGATATGGATTTTCGCGGTACTTTGGGAGTTGATAAGAATGTGCCCGTCGGAATTACGAAAATCCGACTGCGCTTTGATATCCAAGACGATATTCCGGAAGAGAAAAAGTTGAGATTGATTGAGCTAACGGAGCGGTATTGTGTGATCTATCAGACTCTGGTTCATCCACCGCAAATCGAGACATCCGGTATCTCTTAG
- a CDS encoding L,D-transpeptidase family protein, translating to MRRFLTGCALSLLSLPTLAGPAVTSNSQLETELLPAPLLQISETEAFSRYVFLVDKEQRKLTVFERNGEKIKKVEEYPADIGKAGGNKTKRDDHKTPEGIYFLEQRLSQPKIPFNLYGALAFTTNYPNLFDQREKKTGSGIWLHAIPDTVPLTRGSRGCVVVRNEVIKKLADYIKLRETPILIFDHVNYLSKEDHEKRRLELNTFVEGWRQAWENQDIEKYMSFYDRDFKAPGFNFDSWKNHKANLKSKYEFIKVHLSQPYIVQHNDQLLVKTLQRYESDKHVDYGVKTIYALKSGNTYKIIREEWTPFNQKEVTAAIARDNSLTAQANQSQQ from the coding sequence ATGAGACGTTTCCTCACGGGCTGTGCTTTATCTTTGCTAAGTCTGCCAACACTGGCGGGCCCTGCTGTCACGTCTAATTCTCAGCTTGAAACGGAACTTCTTCCAGCTCCCCTTTTACAAATCTCAGAGACTGAAGCGTTTTCTCGCTACGTTTTTCTTGTCGATAAAGAACAACGTAAGCTCACCGTCTTTGAGCGCAATGGCGAGAAAATCAAAAAAGTGGAAGAGTACCCTGCTGACATCGGTAAAGCCGGTGGCAATAAAACAAAACGCGACGATCACAAAACTCCGGAAGGTATTTACTTCTTAGAGCAGCGTTTATCTCAACCAAAAATCCCTTTCAATCTTTATGGAGCTTTGGCCTTCACGACAAACTATCCAAATCTATTTGACCAAAGAGAAAAGAAAACAGGTTCCGGCATCTGGCTGCACGCCATTCCCGACACTGTGCCTTTGACTCGCGGTTCAAGAGGCTGTGTCGTGGTTCGCAATGAGGTGATTAAAAAGCTTGCCGACTATATCAAGCTTCGCGAAACACCGATCTTGATCTTTGATCACGTGAATTATCTTTCGAAAGAAGATCACGAAAAACGCCGCCTGGAACTGAACACTTTTGTTGAAGGCTGGCGCCAAGCCTGGGAAAACCAAGATATCGAAAAGTACATGAGCTTTTACGATAGAGACTTTAAAGCCCCGGGTTTTAACTTCGATTCTTGGAAAAACCATAAAGCCAACTTGAAATCCAAATACGAATTCATCAAGGTTCATCTTTCTCAACCCTACATTGTTCAACACAACGACCAGTTGTTAGTGAAGACACTGCAAAGATACGAGTCGGATAAACATGTCGACTACGGTGTTAAAACGATCTACGCATTAAAGTCCGGCAACACTTATAAAATCATCCGCGAAGAGTGGACGCCATTTAATCAAAAAGAAGTCACAGCTGCTATTGCTCGTGACAACTCACTCACAGCTCAAGCCAACCAAAGCCAACAGTAA
- a CDS encoding HIT family protein, with protein sequence MAKKVAKKTKKSAAKRKASKKAPFASGKLQIGKDIWPLERDVLFRPDRMKYVRKLIKPEGCVFCRAAQAEVSFETLCVYKSKHSMVVLNKFPYNSGHVLVLPQRHCGDLLKLSEEEFRDLQDTIRLTMKSLNEVYEPGGINVGLNHGAVAGAGIPEHLHYHLIPRWAGDLNFFPLIAETKVLVESLEQTYEKLWSILKK encoded by the coding sequence ATGGCAAAAAAAGTCGCAAAGAAAACAAAAAAATCTGCTGCGAAACGAAAGGCGTCTAAAAAGGCGCCTTTTGCGTCGGGAAAACTGCAAATCGGAAAAGACATTTGGCCGTTAGAGCGCGACGTGCTTTTCCGCCCGGACCGCATGAAGTACGTGCGTAAGCTGATCAAACCTGAAGGCTGTGTTTTTTGTCGGGCAGCGCAGGCAGAAGTCTCTTTTGAAACTCTTTGCGTGTATAAGTCGAAGCACTCAATGGTGGTGCTTAATAAGTTTCCGTACAACAGCGGGCACGTTTTGGTTTTGCCACAACGTCATTGCGGAGATCTTCTAAAACTTTCTGAGGAAGAATTCCGCGACTTGCAGGACACCATCCGCTTGACGATGAAATCTTTGAACGAAGTTTATGAGCCCGGCGGAATCAATGTGGGTTTGAACCACGGTGCGGTTGCAGGTGCGGGGATCCCAGAACACTTGCACTATCATTTGATTCCACGTTGGGCCGGGGATCTTAATTTCTTCCCTCTCATTGCTGAGACCAAAGTCTTGGTTGAAAGTCTGGAGCAGACCTATGAGAAGCTTTGGAGTATTTTAAAAAAATGA
- a CDS encoding flagellar basal body-associated FliL family protein — MAETQEKAPAPKRNLGMILQIAFAVLNIAVMGAGGYMVYASTMGWENPKITEEDAERELASTSDEADLSPLVYTMDKFTVNLGGEPKRTIRLEVNLQMLGKEGFEEVMEPENRAKARDRIVRLLNDKSFADLDSIQGKLFLKDKIAGEVNGILHRGVVKDVFFSDFVVQ; from the coding sequence ATGGCTGAAACACAAGAAAAAGCTCCAGCTCCCAAGCGCAACCTAGGAATGATTCTGCAAATCGCTTTTGCGGTTCTGAATATCGCCGTGATGGGAGCAGGGGGTTACATGGTTTACGCCTCGACGATGGGTTGGGAAAATCCCAAAATCACAGAAGAAGATGCTGAGCGCGAATTGGCGTCTACTTCCGATGAAGCCGACCTTTCTCCGCTTGTGTACACAATGGATAAGTTCACTGTGAATTTGGGTGGCGAACCCAAGCGCACAATCCGTTTGGAAGTGAATCTGCAAATGCTTGGTAAAGAGGGTTTCGAAGAAGTGATGGAACCTGAAAACCGCGCAAAAGCTCGTGACCGCATTGTACGCTTGTTAAATGATAAGTCCTTCGCGGACCTAGACAGCATTCAAGGCAAACTCTTTTTAAAAGACAAAATCGCTGGCGAAGTGAATGGCATTCTTCATCGCGGCGTTGTGAAGGATGTCTTTTTCTCTGACTTCGTTGTGCAGTAA
- a CDS encoding substrate-binding periplasmic protein, with amino-acid sequence MAVVLFLFLLIPLFATAQTLQVGLSDVGPFAYEEKGQLKGINYDILSQLAKEAGLIFEYNLYPHARLVNAMETSNPDLAIFFSVSCMKYEKHYEIQDKLYEASPRIYLKASVDLKQKNVRIGRLRGTCTELIDQYVKPDRLTEVTSMDQAIEMLKSNRLQGVCALPSVFNFAKDKAHYEEKLVTSLKNEKPLEAVLCRKKSLPEETKRKLEAAAKKLKKIHLED; translated from the coding sequence ATGGCAGTTGTTTTATTTTTATTTTTGCTGATTCCCCTCTTTGCAACGGCGCAAACTCTGCAGGTGGGACTTTCCGATGTCGGGCCCTTTGCTTATGAAGAAAAGGGACAGCTTAAAGGTATCAACTACGATATTTTGTCTCAGCTCGCGAAAGAGGCCGGGTTGATCTTCGAATACAATCTTTATCCGCATGCCCGCCTGGTAAACGCCATGGAGACTTCAAATCCGGATCTGGCGATCTTTTTCTCAGTCTCATGCATGAAGTATGAAAAGCACTACGAGATCCAAGACAAACTCTATGAAGCCTCACCTCGTATTTACCTTAAGGCCTCTGTGGATTTGAAACAAAAGAATGTGCGAATTGGTCGACTGCGCGGAACATGCACGGAGCTGATCGATCAATATGTGAAGCCAGATAGACTCACGGAAGTCACCAGCATGGATCAAGCCATTGAGATGTTAAAATCAAATCGTCTTCAGGGAGTTTGTGCCTTGCCGTCAGTTTTTAATTTTGCCAAAGACAAAGCCCACTACGAAGAAAAGCTCGTGACCTCTTTAAAAAATGAAAAACCACTCGAAGCGGTCCTCTGTCGCAAAAAAAGTTTGCCAGAAGAGACAAAAAGAAAATTAGAAGCCGCCGCGAAGAAGCTTAAAAAAATACACCTGGAAGATTAA
- the sppA gene encoding signal peptide peptidase SppA, with the protein MQGSFFKKLVIIFLVFVGIGALLKMSGDFFGESEKKVTAKNTILHLDMNGVILNGKKFLKNLKKYKDEDKVKAILITINSPGGAVGPSQEIYTEIKRVREELKKPVICVSTGVMASGAYYSAVACDKIVVAPGSLVGSIGVIMEFANIEKLYDWAKISRYSITSGKFKDSGAEYRAMREDERALFQNMIDEVYAQFKGTVAKERNLKEELVSEYADGRVFTGATAVKLGFADKEGFYEDAVKLAAETAKLGDNYDVFEIPKKRVSIFDLGDSDREDDVNSMAEYADVLKGKAFGPDVEGAMKFVLRSKFLNQPMMILPGTWE; encoded by the coding sequence ATGCAAGGCAGTTTCTTTAAAAAACTTGTTATCATTTTTCTCGTTTTTGTCGGTATCGGGGCTTTGCTCAAAATGAGCGGAGATTTCTTCGGTGAATCAGAAAAGAAAGTCACAGCGAAAAACACCATCCTTCATTTGGATATGAACGGTGTGATCCTCAACGGGAAGAAGTTCCTTAAAAATCTCAAAAAATACAAAGATGAAGATAAGGTGAAAGCGATCCTTATCACGATCAACTCTCCAGGCGGAGCGGTGGGTCCTTCTCAAGAAATTTACACAGAAATCAAACGCGTTCGTGAAGAACTTAAAAAACCGGTGATCTGTGTTTCTACTGGAGTGATGGCGAGTGGCGCTTATTACTCAGCAGTTGCCTGTGACAAAATCGTCGTTGCACCAGGCTCGCTTGTGGGCTCTATTGGTGTGATCATGGAGTTTGCGAATATCGAAAAGCTTTATGATTGGGCGAAGATCTCTCGGTACTCGATCACCTCTGGAAAGTTTAAAGATTCCGGCGCTGAGTACAGAGCGATGCGCGAAGATGAAAGAGCTCTTTTCCAAAACATGATCGACGAAGTGTATGCGCAGTTCAAAGGCACGGTAGCAAAAGAACGTAATTTGAAAGAGGAATTAGTTTCTGAATATGCTGACGGTCGTGTGTTCACGGGTGCAACAGCGGTGAAGCTGGGTTTTGCGGATAAAGAAGGTTTCTATGAAGACGCTGTGAAGTTGGCAGCGGAAACGGCGAAACTGGGCGACAACTATGACGTGTTTGAAATTCCTAAAAAACGTGTGAGCATTTTTGATCTGGGTGACAGTGACCGTGAAGACGACGTGAACAGCATGGCTGAATACGCTGATGTTCTAAAAGGCAAAGCTTTCGGACCGGATGTGGAGGGTGCGATGAAGTTTGTTTTGAGATCCAAATTCTTGAACCAACCGATGATGATTTTGCCAGGAACTTGGGAGTAA
- a CDS encoding 30S ribosomal protein S1, which yields MTKQLNKAELEKQKVLAFLDAEDAKVPANPGLLTSKSEKGDFENLFEASMKEQDFKVGDVVTGTVVEVQSDYVLVDINYKSEGLIAINEFRIVDGVREVKAGDKVEVLIDRIENENGMIVLSKDKADMLRAWTDISKAAENEEVIEGTVVAKVKGGLSVDIGVKAFLPGSQIDLRPVRNMDVYLGKKFKFKVIKFNKKRGNIVLSRRALLEEERDSLRSQTLDTMAEGSVVTGVVKNITDYGAFIDLGGMDGLLHITDMSWGRVKHPSEMLNVGDEIQVKVLKYDKEKERVSLGMKQLHADPWESVKASYPPGTKLKGKVVSLAEYGAFVELGEGIEGLIHVSEMSWTKRVKHPSQIVNVGDEVEVVVLEVDTENRRISLGMKQLQANPWVEMKESYPPGTIIEGEVKSVTDFGIFIGIEEGIDGLVHISDFSWTKRVNHPSEMFTKGQKVRAVVLGVDIENERFSLGIKQLESDPWANIESKYAIGTQHDVKVTKTADFGAFVELESDIEGLIHISELTTEKINSVEDFIKPGQTIKAEVISIDKDARKIGLSSKLVKLREAKADVDDYVKKATATSKSTFGDLFADQLKNVKTDGKQ from the coding sequence ATGACGAAACAATTAAACAAAGCCGAGTTGGAGAAACAGAAAGTTCTAGCTTTCTTGGATGCGGAAGACGCAAAGGTTCCAGCAAATCCAGGTCTATTGACATCAAAATCTGAAAAAGGTGATTTCGAAAACCTTTTTGAAGCGTCAATGAAAGAGCAAGACTTCAAAGTCGGCGACGTTGTTACTGGTACTGTAGTAGAAGTTCAATCTGACTATGTTCTAGTAGACATCAACTACAAGTCTGAAGGTTTGATCGCGATCAATGAATTCCGTATTGTTGACGGCGTTCGTGAAGTGAAAGCTGGAGACAAAGTAGAAGTTCTTATCGACCGTATCGAAAACGAAAACGGTATGATCGTTCTTTCTAAAGACAAAGCTGACATGCTTCGTGCATGGACTGATATCTCTAAAGCAGCTGAGAACGAAGAAGTTATCGAAGGTACTGTTGTTGCTAAAGTTAAAGGCGGCTTGAGCGTTGATATCGGCGTTAAAGCATTCTTGCCTGGATCTCAAATCGATCTACGCCCTGTTCGCAACATGGACGTTTACCTTGGTAAGAAATTTAAATTCAAAGTTATTAAGTTCAATAAGAAACGTGGCAACATCGTTCTTTCTCGCCGCGCTCTTCTTGAAGAAGAACGTGACAGTCTCCGTTCACAAACTCTTGACACTATGGCTGAAGGTTCAGTTGTTACTGGTGTTGTTAAAAACATCACTGACTACGGTGCGTTCATCGATCTTGGTGGCATGGACGGATTGTTGCACATCACAGATATGTCTTGGGGCCGCGTAAAACATCCTTCAGAAATGTTGAATGTTGGCGACGAAATCCAAGTTAAAGTTCTTAAGTATGATAAAGAAAAAGAACGCGTATCTTTGGGTATGAAACAGCTTCATGCAGATCCTTGGGAATCTGTGAAGGCTTCTTACCCTCCAGGCACTAAGCTTAAAGGTAAGGTTGTATCTTTGGCTGAATACGGTGCATTCGTTGAACTTGGCGAAGGTATCGAAGGTTTGATCCACGTTTCTGAAATGTCTTGGACAAAACGTGTGAAGCACCCTTCTCAAATCGTTAACGTAGGCGATGAAGTTGAAGTGGTAGTTCTTGAAGTAGACACTGAAAACCGCCGCATCAGCTTGGGTATGAAACAGCTTCAAGCAAATCCTTGGGTTGAGATGAAAGAATCTTATCCTCCAGGAACAATCATTGAAGGCGAAGTGAAGTCTGTTACTGACTTCGGTATCTTCATCGGCATCGAAGAAGGTATTGACGGTCTAGTTCACATTTCTGACTTCTCTTGGACTAAACGCGTAAATCACCCAAGTGAAATGTTCACTAAAGGTCAAAAAGTACGCGCGGTTGTTCTAGGTGTTGATATCGAGAACGAAAGATTCTCTTTGGGTATCAAACAACTTGAATCTGATCCTTGGGCAAACATCGAATCTAAATACGCTATCGGTACACAACACGACGTTAAAGTAACTAAAACAGCTGATTTTGGTGCTTTCGTTGAGCTTGAGTCTGATATCGAAGGTTTGATCCATATTTCTGAGCTAACAACTGAGAAAATCAACTCTGTAGAAGATTTCATTAAGCCAGGTCAAACGATCAAAGCTGAAGTGATCTCTATCGACAAAGACGCTCGTAAGATCGGCTTGTCTTCTAAACTTGTTAAACTTCGTGAAGCAAAAGCTGATGTTGACGATTACGTTAAAAAAGCGACTGCAACTTCTAAGTCCACTTTCGGTGACTTGTTCGCAGATCAATTGAAGAACGTAAAGACAGACGGTAAGCAGTAA
- a CDS encoding rhomboid family intramembrane serine protease, which translates to MTFQTAPLTPAVKWLLIINVAIWFIFQVIMEGFLRVPFSSIFGLYPGKVLFDFQIWQLFTYMFLHSLQVTHILFNMLMLWFFGAELEQRWGTKFFLIYYFVSGIGAAILYCLGVWAYALATSSQTGLIVPVIGASGAIFGLLLAQGILFGERIVYFFMLFPMKTRYFVALMGLVQLASMMTSSVSGGEVAYLAHLGGLVSGYICLKFKGWFDRNEWKKKSKNKGRNLRLVVDNEKSDKPPKYWN; encoded by the coding sequence ATGACCTTTCAAACAGCACCGCTGACTCCCGCAGTGAAGTGGTTGCTGATTATCAATGTGGCGATCTGGTTTATCTTCCAAGTAATCATGGAAGGTTTTTTACGTGTTCCTTTTTCTTCGATCTTTGGCCTTTATCCTGGCAAAGTTCTTTTTGATTTCCAGATTTGGCAGCTCTTCACGTACATGTTCCTGCACTCGTTGCAGGTGACGCATATTCTTTTCAATATGCTGATGCTGTGGTTCTTTGGAGCAGAGCTTGAGCAGCGTTGGGGCACGAAATTCTTCCTCATTTACTATTTTGTTTCTGGCATTGGTGCAGCGATTTTGTACTGCCTGGGCGTGTGGGCTTATGCTTTGGCGACGAGTTCGCAAACAGGTTTGATTGTTCCGGTCATCGGGGCGTCAGGCGCTATCTTTGGGCTTTTGCTGGCTCAAGGGATTCTTTTTGGTGAACGTATTGTTTACTTTTTTATGCTCTTCCCGATGAAGACTCGCTATTTCGTGGCTTTGATGGGTTTGGTGCAATTGGCCTCTATGATGACTTCAAGTGTCAGTGGAGGAGAGGTTGCTTACTTAGCCCATCTTGGGGGCCTTGTTTCCGGCTATATCTGCCTTAAATTCAAGGGCTGGTTTGACCGTAACGAATGGAAGAAAAAGTCCAAAAACAAGGGCCGCAACCTGCGCCTCGTCGTTGATAACGAAAAGAGCGACAAACCACCAAAATACTGGAACTAG
- a CDS encoding DEAD/DEAH box helicase, whose translation MKFEKFHLSEDLLRNLNDNGFFRTTDIQYKAIPSILKGEDVLAIAQTGTGKTAAFAIPIINLIHSNKSSKRAVGIKCLVMVPTRELAQQIGEVFNKLSKHTKAKPFALYGGVEQDAQIKKLQDGIDILIATPGRMFDLISQGHININHIETLVLDEADHMLDLGFIEDIESIKRKLTRRHQTLFFSATINPQIKKLAFSQVRSNAIRIQISPEDPVSKNVSHFVMFIEMDDKRFFLAEYLRQNPDGKFIVFVRTRVRAERVAKAMERAEIPTLTIHGEKDQTNRAEVMKAFRTGECKVLIATDLSARGIDIPDVTHVINYDLPEKPENYVHRIGRTGRGFNKGIAVSFCSQEEKPLLQGIEELLTKKIEVIKVSKVDYEIISSQPEEGMSLQELIESEEKLIQAKKRKKKK comes from the coding sequence TTGAAGTTTGAGAAGTTTCACTTGTCGGAAGACCTATTGCGCAATCTCAATGACAATGGTTTCTTTCGCACGACAGACATTCAGTACAAAGCGATCCCTTCAATTCTCAAAGGCGAGGATGTTTTAGCCATTGCTCAAACGGGCACAGGTAAAACGGCGGCTTTCGCGATTCCTATCATCAATCTAATTCACAGCAATAAAAGCAGCAAGCGCGCTGTCGGTATTAAATGTCTTGTGATGGTGCCAACACGTGAGCTCGCGCAACAGATTGGCGAAGTCTTTAACAAACTCTCTAAGCACACGAAGGCAAAACCTTTTGCTCTGTATGGTGGGGTAGAGCAAGACGCGCAAATTAAAAAGCTTCAAGACGGTATTGATATTTTGATTGCGACTCCGGGACGTATGTTTGATTTGATCAGCCAGGGGCACATCAACATCAATCACATCGAGACGCTGGTTCTTGATGAAGCCGATCACATGTTGGACTTGGGCTTTATTGAAGATATTGAATCCATCAAACGCAAACTGACTCGTCGTCATCAGACGTTGTTCTTTTCGGCCACGATCAATCCGCAAATCAAAAAACTCGCGTTCTCGCAAGTTCGTAGCAATGCCATCCGTATTCAAATTTCTCCGGAAGATCCGGTTTCAAAAAACGTATCGCATTTTGTGATGTTTATTGAAATGGACGACAAACGTTTCTTCTTAGCTGAATACTTACGTCAAAATCCTGACGGAAAGTTTATCGTGTTTGTGCGCACTCGTGTGCGTGCTGAGCGTGTGGCAAAAGCGATGGAGCGTGCAGAAATTCCAACGCTCACGATTCATGGTGAAAAAGATCAAACCAATCGCGCCGAAGTGATGAAAGCTTTCCGCACAGGCGAATGCAAAGTTTTGATCGCCACTGACTTAAGTGCTCGCGGTATTGATATTCCCGACGTGACTCACGTGATTAATTACGATCTTCCTGAAAAGCCAGAAAACTATGTCCACCGTATTGGTCGCACAGGCCGTGGTTTTAACAAGGGCATTGCGGTTTCTTTCTGCAGCCAAGAAGAAAAACCTCTTTTGCAGGGCATTGAAGAACTTTTGACTAAAAAAATCGAAGTGATCAAAGTCAGCAAAGTCGACTACGAAATCATCTCATCACAACCAGAAGAAGGCATGAGTCTTCAAGAGTTGATTGAAAGTGAAGAGAAGCTGATTCAAGCTAAAAAACGTAAGAAGAAGAAATAG
- a CDS encoding M16 family metallopeptidase, whose protein sequence is MKKRFSLLLLGLCFSATVLAVEPTPTLPNKPEKSEVIGAIKGWAQQSDLKISLPVTKFVLDNGLTVLLLEDHAVPMVSYHTWYRVGSRDEYPGVTGAAHMLEHMMFKGAKKYDGKAFDRIFHENGITNNAFTTNDYTGFYENLPSSKLELVMDMEVDRMSSLLISPEDLKSEKEVVKEERRWRVDNNPMGLLRELMMGTMFKVNSYRWPVIGYMKDIENYDSEKLRFFYNTFYVPNNAVLVIVGDFKTSTVKSLIEKYYGKLPSKPLPEVKHPAEPPQKVQQNATLKKDVQNNSFVVAFQSPRQGEPDMYALDLAANILGYGTSSRLHKRLVYQKQIATSAYAYNYAMKDAGVLGVGVNMKPGVGTQEALDIVYNEIWKLRNQKVTDKELEKAKTQVMKDLVDSLKTMDGKARALAVNEIVTGTYESLFTDLEKYQAVTADEIKKAADKYTQQTQRSIITLEPKAKKE, encoded by the coding sequence ATGAAGAAACGTTTTTCGCTTTTGCTTTTAGGACTTTGCTTTTCCGCGACCGTCCTAGCCGTCGAACCCACACCGACACTCCCTAATAAACCCGAAAAAAGTGAAGTGATCGGAGCCATCAAGGGATGGGCTCAACAAAGTGATCTTAAAATCTCTTTGCCGGTCACAAAGTTTGTTTTGGATAACGGACTCACGGTTCTTCTGCTTGAAGACCATGCCGTTCCGATGGTGAGTTATCACACGTGGTATCGCGTAGGTTCCCGTGATGAATACCCTGGTGTCACAGGTGCGGCACATATGCTTGAACATATGATGTTTAAGGGCGCAAAAAAATATGACGGCAAAGCGTTTGATCGCATCTTCCACGAAAACGGAATCACAAATAATGCTTTCACGACAAATGACTACACTGGTTTCTATGAGAATCTTCCAAGTTCAAAACTTGAATTAGTGATGGACATGGAAGTCGACCGCATGAGTTCTTTGTTGATCAGTCCTGAAGATCTTAAGAGTGAAAAAGAAGTCGTGAAAGAAGAACGTCGTTGGCGCGTGGATAACAACCCAATGGGTCTTTTGCGCGAATTGATGATGGGCACGATGTTCAAAGTGAACTCTTACAGATGGCCTGTGATCGGTTACATGAAAGATATTGAAAACTATGACTCTGAAAAATTGCGTTTTTTCTATAACACGTTCTATGTGCCGAACAATGCCGTGTTGGTTATCGTCGGTGACTTTAAAACTTCAACAGTAAAAAGTCTGATTGAAAAATACTACGGCAAATTGCCTTCCAAACCATTGCCGGAAGTAAAACACCCTGCCGAGCCGCCACAAAAAGTTCAGCAGAACGCGACTCTTAAAAAAGACGTGCAAAACAATTCCTTTGTTGTGGCTTTCCAAAGTCCTCGTCAAGGGGAACCGGATATGTACGCTCTAGATTTAGCTGCCAATATCCTGGGCTATGGTACATCCAGCCGTCTGCATAAGCGCCTGGTTTACCAAAAACAAATTGCTACATCAGCTTACGCTTATAACTACGCAATGAAAGACGCTGGCGTTTTAGGTGTGGGCGTGAATATGAAACCAGGAGTGGGCACTCAAGAAGCTTTGGACATTGTTTATAACGAAATCTGGAAGTTGCGTAATCAAAAAGTCACTGACAAGGAATTGGAAAAAGCTAAAACACAAGTCATGAAAGACCTCGTGGACAGTCTTAAAACAATGGACGGAAAAGCCCGCGCTTTGGCGGTGAATGAAATCGTGACAGGAACTTATGAAAGCCTTTTCACGGATCTTGAGAAATACCAAGCTGTCACGGCAGATGAGATCAAAAAAGCGGCGGATAAATATACGCAGCAAACTCAGCGTTCGATCATCACCCTAGAGCCTAAGGCGAAAAAGGAATAG